One Peromyscus leucopus breed LL Stock chromosome 4, UCI_PerLeu_2.1, whole genome shotgun sequence genomic region harbors:
- the LOC114687358 gene encoding olfactory receptor 10AG1-like — MKHTDIKEEDNTSAETEFLLLGFSNLPNLQGFLFGMFSIIYLIILTGNGFIILITRIDPALHKPMYFFLSNFSFLEICYVSVTLPRILYSIWTQDRNISLLACATQMCFFLMLAATESILLAVMSYDRYVAICNPLHYPLVMNPTKCTKLAVGSWLGGMPFQLGQTCQIFSLHFCNSNQIDHFFCDIPPVLKLACGDTSVNELYVYVVAILLAAIPFLLILTSYSKIIATILRLPTAEGRAKAFSTCSSHLVVVVLFFGSASITYLMPKSTHSAVSDKLLSLFYTILTPMFNPMIYSLRNKDVIVALRRLLLKT, encoded by the coding sequence ATGAAACACACAGACATCAAGGAAGAGGACAATACTTCcgcagagacagagtttctcctcCTCGGATTCTCTAACCTTCCCAATCTTCAGGGCTTTCTCTTTGGGATGTTCTCCATAATATACTTAATTATCCTAACTGGAAATGGCTTCATAATTTTAATAACCAGGATTGATCCTGCACTACACAAACCCATGTATTTTTTCCtgtcaaatttttcttttctggaaatcTGCTATGTATCAGTCACCCTACCTAGGATTCTGTATAGCATTTGGACCCAGGACAGAAACATTTCTCTTCTGGCTTGTGCCACACAAATGTGTTTCTTTCTAATGCTGGCAGCTACTGAAAGTATTCTTCTGGCTGTGAtgtcctatgaccgctatgtggccatctgcaacccTCTGCACTATCCTCTGGTCATGAACCCAACCAAGTGCACAAAGCTGGCAGTGGGCTCCTGGCTTGGTGGCATGCCATTCCAGCTAGGGCAAACCTGTCAGATATTCTCTCTACATTTCTGTAACTCTAACCAGATAGATCACTTCTTCTGTGACATACCCCCTGTGCTTAAGCTGGCCTGTGGAGACACTTCTGTTAATGAACTGTATGTCTATGTAGTGGCTATCTTGCTTGCTGCAATCCCTTTTTTACTAATACTAACATCATACAGCAAAATCATTGCCACCATCCTGAGGTTGCCAACTGCTGAAGGACGGGCAAAAGCCTTCTCCACATGTTCTTCCcatctggtggtggtggttttgttttttggctctgCATCTATTACCTACTTAATGCCAAAGTCAACACATTCTGCAGTAAGTGACAAACTCCTGTCCCTTTTTTACACCATTCTAACCCCCATGTTCAATCCCATGATATATAGCCTTAGGAACAAGGATGTGATTGTAGCTCTGAGAAGATTATTGCTTAAAACATAG
- the LOC114687338 gene encoding olfactory receptor 10AG1-like, giving the protein MEYTKIRSEDNVSTVTQFILLGFSDLPNLQGFLFGMFSIMYLIILIGNSFIIVITRLDPALQKPMYFFLANFSSLEICYVSVTLPRILFNIGTQNRSISKVACATQNCFFLMLGATECFLLAVMSYDRYVAICNPLHYPLVMNPIKCTQLAAGSWLGGMPFQLGQTCQIFSLHFCSSNQINHFFCDLPPILKLACGDTFVNELSVYLVTILIATVPFMLILASYTRIIATILKLPTATGRAKAFSTCSSHLLVVFLFFGSATVTYLRPKSTHSPGTDKLFSLFYTIVTPMFNPLIYSLRNKDVIAALRKLLLRKSCHVRVH; this is encoded by the coding sequence ATGGAATACACAAAGatcaggtcagaggacaatgtctCCACAGTCACACAATTCATCCTTCTGGGATTCTCAGACCTGCCCAACCTCCAGGGGTTTCTGTTTGGAATGTTCTCCATAATGTACCTCATTATTTTGATTGGAAATAGCTTCATAATTGTGATAACCAGGCTTGATCCAGCACTACAAAAGCCCATGTATTTTTTCCTGGCAAACTTTTCTTCTCTGGAAATCTGTTATGTATCAGTCACTCTTCCTAGAATTCTGTTCAATATTGGTACTCAGAATAGAAGTATATCCAAGGTTGCCTGTGCCACACAAAACTGCTTCTTCCTTATGCTGGGAGCCACTGAATGCTTCCTTCTGGCTGTGAtgtcctatgaccgctatgtggctaTCTGCAACCCTCTGCACTATCCCTTGGTCATGAACCCAATAAAGTGCACTCAGCTGGCGGCAGGCTCCTGGCTTGGTGGAATGCCATTCCAGCTTGGGCAAACGTGTCAGATATTCTCTCTGCACTTTTGCAGTTCTAACCAAATCAACCACTTCTTCTGTGATTTACCTCCCATTCTCAAGCTGGCCTGTGGAGACACTTTTGTTAATGAGCTGTCTGTCTATTTAGTGACTATCCTCATTGCTACAGTCCCTTTTATGTTGATCCTTGCATCTTATACCAGAATAATTGCCACCATTCTGAAGTTGCCAACAGCCACAGGACGGGCAAAAGCCTTCTCCACATGTTCTTCCCATTTGcttgtggtgtttttgttttttggatcaGCTACTGTTACCTACTTGAGGCCAAAGTCCACACATTCTCCAGGAACCGACAAACTGTTCTCTCTGTTCTATACCATTGTGACCCCCATGTTCAACCCCCTGATATACAGCCTTAGGAACAAGGATGTGATTGCTGCACTGCGAAAACTGTTACTAAGAAAATCATGTCATGTGCGTGTGCACTAA